One part of the Prionailurus bengalensis isolate Pbe53 chromosome B2, Fcat_Pben_1.1_paternal_pri, whole genome shotgun sequence genome encodes these proteins:
- the LOC122489027 gene encoding trace amine-associated receptor 4, with translation MNSPELWNPPEVQFCFALVNNSCPRNVRSVLSVCAMYVVMTGAIVMTMLGNLVVIISIAHFKQLQSPTNFLILSMATTDFLLSCVVMPFSMVRSIESCWYFGDLFCKVHSCCDIMLCTTSIFHLCFISVDRYYAVCDPLHYVTKITIPVIEVFLLISWSIPIFFAFGLVFSELNIVGAEDFVAAIDCTGLCVLIFNKLWGVLASFIACFLPGTVMVGIYIHIFSVARKHTKQIGMGPTRKHVGSESKMKVSSRKESKATKTLSIVMGVFVLCWLPFFILTITDPFINFTTPADLYNVFLWLGYFNSTFNPIIYGMFYPWFRKALRMIVTGTIFHADSSTLSLYPADT, from the coding sequence ATGAATTCACCTGAACTTTGGAATCCTCCGGAAGTccaattttgctttgctttggtcAACAATTCATGCCCTAGAAATGTGAGGTCTGTGCTGAGTGTGTGTGCCATGTATGTTGTCATGACTGGTGCTATAGTGATGACCATGTTGGGCAACCTGGTTGTGATCATTTCCATCGCTCACTTCAAGCAGCTCCAGTCCCCAACCAACTTCCTGATTCTCTCCATGGCCACAACTGACTTTTTGTTGAGCTGTGTGGTCATGCCCTTCAGTATGGTCAGGTCCATTGAGTCTTGCTGGTATTTTGGAGACCTCTTTTGCAAAGTCCACAGCTGCTGTGACATCATGCTCTGCACCACCTCTATTTTTCACCTCTGCTTCATCTCAGTGGATCGCTACTATGCTGTTTGTGACCCTTTGCATTATGTCACCAAAATTACCATCCCTGTAATAGAGGTCTTTCTACTCATCAGTTGGTCTATTccaattttttttgcctttggccTGGTATTCTCAGAATTAAACATAGTTGGTGCAGAAGACTTTGTTGCAGCCATTGACTGCACAGGTTTGTGTGTATTGATATTTAACAAGCTCTGGGGGGTGTTGGCTTCCTTTATAGCCTGCTTCCTACCTGGGACTGTAATGGTGGGGATTTACATACACATTTTCAGCGTAGCCAGGAAGCATACTAAGCAAATTGGCATGGGTCCTACCAGGAAACACGTTGGGtcagaaagcaaaatgaaagtatcatccagaaaagaaagcaaggccACCAAGACTTTAAGCATAGTCATGGGAGTGTTTGTATTGTGCTGGCTGCCCTTTTTCATCTTGACAATCACAGACCCTTTCATTAATTTCACAACTCCTGCAGATTTGTACAATGTCTTCCTCTGGCTGGGTTATTTCAACTCCACTTTCAATCCCATCATATATGGCATGTTTTATCCCTGGTTTCGCAAGGCATTGCGGATGATTGTCACGGGAACCATCTTCCACGCTGACTCTTCTACCCTAAGCCTATATCCTGCAGATACTTAG